GTTAGTGACCCAGGGAGCACTACCAGGAGGCAACGGTAGGACTGCGTTAACATAGTGGGATAAAAAAAACTCATGTTGTTGATTAAGAGGCGACGACGATCGAGGTATCGGCTGACATAGGGAAGATGTAGACCACTGTTGTAGGGCAGACTCGTGGTTTTCACTGTGTGTTTAGTGAAGGTTGACGCCTAAACACGAGGGTACAGACAACCTACAGGAACACTTCTGAGTACAGGTACTGGAAGGCCAGTAACGAGTACTTTTGGGTGAAATGATGAGTAGAAGAGTAAAATGTGGGTGTAAATAATGAGTAGACGGACAGTAACGACTTAGTAGATAAAGGAAAGACCCAATCCAAGTTTCTCCACGCCCACATCAGCAAGACAAGAGGAAGAACAGTACAATGATGGAACTAATTATAGAAGGATGGCACAGAGAAAGACAGGGAAGTGTGTGAGGTATTCAACAGGAGATTCCAGGAGGCCTTCACAATGTAGCAATCAAAAGTGCTGCGCTGAGTGAGATGGAGGGAAACCAAGTGCCACTGGAGGACCTTTGAGATTACCAGAGATGAAGTAAGGAGTCGCCTGTTGGTGTTCGACAGGACTATGGCAGCAGGTCAGAAAAGCCAAATTTTATTCGCTTGTACTCAACCTTTGAAAATGTTGACGTACTCAAGGAAACGCTTGCCTTGTAGCCAGGCCATAATGTGGGTGTGTACGTGTTAAAGTTCAACTGTAAAATGAACATTAGAGAGCTAATTTTTCACATTTCTTCCCAAATGAAGAAAAACTTAAGAAATATAGAGAAGAGTCGTGCTTCAATAATTGATCTCGCTCTTTGTTATGTTCAATAATATTCATGTTCAGAAAGGATCTCTCGGTCACTTCCGTTAAAATTCCGACGTACTAaatgagaggacaggttggcacCAGTtaggtttattattattattattattattattattattttctaccacaaacgtggccagacatttacaatgctaaccagcatatatacattttcttctgtcctccatggacagggttagagatgtgttaaacatatagttcaagggtttattgaagtcaaccacagaaggtgattcggtgcttttaaaatgctaagctaacctacatatgtaaatacatagcAGTTAGGGGTGGACGGAGGGTATCTAGTGCACCATACATGGTCTTCACATCACGAAGAAACCATCTTCATGTTCTCTAGACGGTAGACTTAGAGCTCTGCGGTGAGTCTAAAAATGAAACTCAAGAATTGTATTGATGAGTGACGAGGCAGACATGACGAGAAGGCGAAGGCCCTCAACATGAAAGACAATTACCCTCTCCAGTATGAATACTGTCTTAACGACGCCTCGCTGCTGCGTCCGACCTCCGACCTCTCCCCATGACATCATGACCTCAGGGTAAACATCGTGCAAGCTTCCATATCATCATCATCTTGCTACATATTTGTATTAACTTCTTAAATAGATCAGATAATTCCTCTGACAGATAATTCAGATATCAGATAATTCCTCTGGCAAGAAGGTCTCTTGAGACGTTGTATATTGTGCATTTTGTCGTCTCCGTACACTGGTGTCCGTGGATAAGAGGAAGGCGAAGGTGGTCAGCGGCTGAGGTGTGCAGGGGCAGCAGTTGGGCGGTAGAGGCAGTTCCCGTCACATGCTCCCGTCCGCTGCCTCTCCAGGACGTATTCCTCGTTACTGCTTATATTATATCTTGTAGATAATTACGTTCTCTTGCGGTTTGAATCATAAAGTTAGGAGTGGGAGCCGCTGTTTGACGACATGGACGCCGGCAAACACCTGCTCGTCCCTCCCCAGGACGTGGGGTCAGAGGTCATGCCCCTACTCCAGCACAGAGACGTGAAGGGAACGTCCGACAAACAACAGGAAGGCGATGAACCCGTCACCACAGAGAACAGAACGTCAGGTGAACGAATCAAGTTCTCTGTGGCACACAGTACTGCCACTACCGCCCCCGTGGACAACCCTCCCGCTGGCCCCACTCTCGGAATCAACAGAAAGCAAGACTCAATTCTCAGAAAATCAAGTTTTCGTTATCAAACCAATAAAGCGGCCTCGGCCCCTCATGACCACTTAACAAAGAAAGAATCACTAACACGCTTCACTCCCGGCGAGTCCGCGGTCTCCAGGAAGGACTCCTGCGGCAACATCTTCTCCAGTCAGGACCGCCAGTCCAAGAGACGCAAGAGGAAGCCCTCACTAATGAGCATCACAATCTCCCAGTGCTCGGAGGCGGGCGTTTCCCGCCAATTTACCCAGTTCGAGGAGACGCCTCCGGGCACCCCGGTCAAGCGAGACTCCATATCGAGTTACTCCTCGGTGGCGGGGCCGCTCTTGAGGCCGTCCATCATGGCCCAGGGCGTGATGTTCTCGCAGTGCCAGCGGGAGAAGCAGTGGTTCATGGCCATACACGCCTCCCACCCTGACGAGGCGGTCCCCGTCCTTAAGAAGCCTGTACTCTTCGTTGACGAAGGTGGCAACATCACTAAGGAGACGGTACGTGGGCTAGTGTGACATCACTAAGGAGACGGTACGTGGGCTAGTGTGACATCACTAAGGAGATGGTACGTGGACTAGTGTGACATCACTAAGTAAGCGGTGTATAGAGTAGTGTGACATCACTAAGGAGATGGTACGTGGACTAGTGTGACATCACTAAGTAAGCGGTGTATAGAGTAGTGTGACATCACTAAGGAGATGGTACGTGGACTAGTGTGACATCACTAAGTAAGCGGTGTATAGAGTAGTGTGACATCACTAAGGAGATGGTACGTGGACTAGTGTGACATCACTAAGTAAGCGGTGTATAGAGTAGTGTGACATCACTAAGGAGATGGTACGTGGACTAGTGTGACATCACTAAGTAAGCGGTGTATAGAGTAGTGTGACATCACTAAGGAGATGGTACGTGGACTAGTGTGACATCACTAAGTAAGCAGTGTATAGAGTAGTGTGACATCACTAAGTAAGCGGTGTATAGAGTAGTGTGACATCACTAAGTAAGCGGTGTATAGAGTAGTGTGACATCTTTAAGTAAGCGGTGTATAGAGTAGTGTGACATCACTAAGCAGGCGGAATATAGACTAATGTGACATTACTAAGTTAGCGGTATATAGACTAGTGTGACATCACTAAGTAAGCGGTGTATAGAGTAGTGTGACATCACTAAGCAGGCGGAATATAGACTAATGTGACATCACTAAGTTAGCGGTATATAGACTAGTGTGATATCACTAAGTAAGCGGTATATAGAGTAGTGTGACATCACTAAGCAGGCGGAATATAGACTAATGTGACATCACTAAGTTAGCGGTATATAGACTAGTGTGATATCACTAAGTAAGCAGTAGCAGTATATAGACTAGTGTGACATCACTAAGTAAGCGGTGTATAGAGTAGTGTGACATCACTAAGTAAGCGGTATATAGACTAGTGTGATATCACTAAGTAAGCAGTAGCAGTATATAGACTAGTGTGACATCACTAAGTAAGCGGTGTATAGAGTAGTGTGACATCACTAAGTAAGCCGTATATAGACTATTGTGACATCACCAAGAGGAACATAGACTAATGTGACATCTTCACcaattgttgtttaagattcgctacttggaacaaaacgttccaagtagcacgggcaatggtgagcccgtagtggacttacctgactcaggagcggggctgtaacttggaaGATCTTCACCAAGAACGCTTAAGCAGTGTGAGAACagcacctctctacaggcaggagctcttgggcttgctcaagcaggtgaacttCTTCGAGGTAACAGACTAATTCGTGGTGCCATTTTTTGCTTTTCCTGTTTCCTCCTGAAGTACCACAGAACTTAATTTTTTCATGACAAAATCATCGTAATGAGGTCTCAGGCAAgatcttaattgcaagcttagcattcagttccttaactctgcttttaacactggggagagaCGGCTTCTTACACAGATTAGATAtattggcagttcttgggactcttAAGAATGAAATTAATTAGCAAATGTTTAGAAAAGAAACTAAATGGGTATGCAAATATGGGCCACTTCTGAGGAGCCCTTCTCGCACTCACTTGGGGAATGTTTAATGTCTACAGTACTACTTGGTCTGGTGTTGGGCTTGGGTCTAGTAATCGCTGGACGGTTATTATGGCCACAATAGTTTACTGACTAACCAATAAGTTTACTTTAGATCTGAACAGTTCAGGACTTAGGTATACTCTTGGTGTATCACATACACCGGGAAGAGGTATACACATTTTGTCTCTGGCTATTGCATGATGCCTCCAAGAATTTGTTATACATCTTCACGAATGTGACTCCAATAGGCCTTTGCAAATTCGTGTATTTTCGAAGCATTATAATACAAACATATTTTGTATTTATACACCATTAATTTCATATGTATTTCCTGCACTGTTAGGGCGCcccgacatatataatatatatctctaTTAACCACATGTGAAACGGAAGGACTTACTGATTAGCATTTACTGAAATGAGAATTAGAATGAGAGAATTGGGGTTTGTCTCCGTCCCGTGAGGTAGAGAGGCTCTTGTTGATGATATCACTGATTTAACTATGTCCTGTCGGCCATCTTTTGTTGATTAGTTCAGActcagtagcctggatccgtcagACTGTGTGGACTGGCTCACCGTAGCGGAGTGCCGCTCTAATAAAGAGAAAAATTCACTGACCATCACTTGACACAATGTTCTGACGCGATCATCCAAGCTAAGCACTAACCATAGCAAGCGACCATTTACAGAGCGAAGCACGAAACACCGGTTTATCTACAGAGCAAAGCAACAGTAACAGAGCATTTCCCGCCTATTCCAGGGCgcgaaacggcgatatatgcagaGGAACTACTATACAAATGTTGACTGAGTAACTGTGTGTTTGTCCCGCGTACAGATGGCGGCGTGGGTGAGAGACAACCTGCTCCTAGTGATGACGATCCTGGGGGTGGTGCTGGGCGTGGTGGCCGGCTCCCTGGCGCGCTCTCTACACTACACCCCAGACGTCATCATGCTCGTCTCCTTCCCTGGCGAGATCATGATGAGGATGCTCAAGATGCTCATCCTCCCACTCATCATCTCCTCCATCATCACaggtcaggagggagggagggagagtgatgaACGCAGCTTACAAGGAAGGTGGATCAGGCAACAGGGCATAAGGGATGGCGGAGGAATGTATGATAGATAAGGGATGATAAACGCTGACACGGAGAATGAGATAAATGATAAAATACGACACATAACTGGTAATTATAAGACATTGGAACTAGGAATAATCATACA
The genomic region above belongs to Procambarus clarkii isolate CNS0578487 chromosome 33, FALCON_Pclarkii_2.0, whole genome shotgun sequence and contains:
- the LOC138370664 gene encoding uncharacterized protein; translation: MDAGKHLLVPPQDVGSEVMPLLQHRDVKGTSDKQQEGDEPVTTENRTSGERIKFSVAHSTATTAPVDNPPAGPTLGINRKQDSILRKSSFRYQTNKAASAPHDHLTKKESLTRFTPGESAVSRKDSCGNIFSSQDRQSKRRKRKPSLMSITISQCSEAGVSRQFTQFEETPPGTPVKRDSISSYSSVAGPLLRPSIMAQGVMFSQCQREKQWFMAIHASHPDEAVPVLKKPVLFVDEGGNITKETVRGLV